One stretch of Pseudomonas fluorescens Q2-87 DNA includes these proteins:
- a CDS encoding ABC transporter substrate-binding protein has translation MRKILPRLLFSSLFVLGAQALLPAATQAAANQQFFPLATYRVGAYASSGIPVWAGMIDYLRYINEVEGGINGVKLVWQECETEWTAEKGIECYERFKNGLDGAPVAIYSPNGAPAAYALADKAEADKIPLITLGYGRTEATDGRVFPYNFPVMLTFYSEASAFINYVAEREGGFDKLKGKKIATVYHDSAYGRETQGPLALLAQKYGFENIQIPVADPGNEQAAQWRQVRQVKPDWVFLRTWGVSTPVAIKTAARFGFPVDRIVGDIWASSNEDVLPAGEAGKGYLALTPYPGGAEFDIHRRIRQYILDTGKSDLKDPKSFGSVYYNSGLVNAAIAVEAIRTGQKKFGNRPLNGEEGRWGLEHLDLNDARLKEIGYLGLMQPLKLSCSDHEGGGAAKVQQWDGQQWKLITDWVQADRATLRPLIDAKAAEYAKEKGVTARDCAAQ, from the coding sequence ATGCGTAAAATCTTGCCTCGCTTGCTGTTTTCCAGCCTCTTCGTATTGGGTGCCCAGGCCCTGCTACCTGCCGCTACCCAGGCGGCGGCCAACCAGCAATTCTTCCCACTGGCCACCTACCGGGTCGGCGCCTATGCCTCCAGCGGCATCCCGGTTTGGGCCGGCATGATCGACTACCTGCGCTACATCAATGAGGTGGAAGGCGGCATCAACGGCGTAAAACTGGTCTGGCAGGAATGCGAGACCGAATGGACGGCGGAGAAGGGCATCGAGTGCTACGAGCGCTTCAAGAACGGCCTCGATGGCGCACCCGTGGCGATCTATTCGCCCAACGGCGCGCCGGCTGCCTATGCCCTCGCGGACAAGGCCGAAGCCGACAAGATTCCCTTGATCACCCTCGGCTACGGCCGTACCGAAGCCACCGATGGCCGGGTGTTTCCCTATAACTTCCCGGTCATGTTGACCTTCTACAGCGAAGCCTCGGCGTTCATCAATTACGTGGCCGAGCGCGAAGGCGGGTTCGATAAGCTCAAGGGCAAGAAAATTGCCACGGTCTACCACGACTCCGCCTACGGCCGGGAAACCCAGGGACCGCTGGCGCTGCTGGCGCAGAAGTACGGCTTCGAAAACATCCAGATTCCGGTGGCTGATCCGGGCAATGAGCAGGCGGCGCAATGGCGCCAGGTGCGGCAGGTCAAGCCAGACTGGGTATTCCTGCGCACTTGGGGCGTGTCCACCCCGGTGGCGATCAAGACCGCGGCGCGGTTCGGCTTCCCGGTGGATCGCATCGTCGGCGACATCTGGGCCAGCTCCAACGAAGACGTGCTGCCGGCCGGTGAGGCGGGTAAGGGCTATTTGGCCCTGACGCCTTATCCGGGCGGCGCCGAGTTCGACATCCACCGGCGCATTCGTCAGTACATCCTCGATACCGGCAAGAGCGACCTCAAGGATCCGAAGAGCTTCGGCAGCGTGTACTACAACTCCGGCCTGGTGAACGCGGCCATCGCCGTCGAGGCGATCCGCACCGGACAGAAGAAATTCGGCAATCGTCCACTCAACGGCGAAGAAGGCCGCTGGGGCCTGGAGCACCTTGATCTCAACGACGCGCGCCTCAAGGAGATCGGTTACCTGGGGCTGATGCAGCCGCTGAAGTTGTCATGCAGCGACCATGAGGGCGGTGGCGCGGCCAAGGTACAGCAGTGGGACGGCCAACAGTGGAAGCTGATCACCGACTGGGTCCAGGCCGATCGCGCCACGTTGCGTCCGTTGATCGACGCCAAGGCGGCCGAGTATGCGAAGGAAAAAGGTGTGACCGCCCGTGATTGCGCAGCGCAGTAG
- a CDS encoding ABC transporter ATP-binding protein: protein MTSAILPVTQGNELLAVDDIEVIYDGAILAVAGVSLRVGQGDIVALLGANGAGKSTTLKAISGLVQADRAQVSRGHIHFQGRDTAGVAANVLARQGIVHVLEGRHVFAHLTVEDNLRSGGFLRKPTRRELEQDLERIYAWFPRLKTKRKTQAGLTSGGEQQMLAIGRALMTHPRLVLLDEPSMGLAPILVEEIFAIVAQLNAQEGMSFLIAEQNINVALRHASYAYILENGRVVGEGGGAELAAREDIQHFYLGGKAG from the coding sequence ATGACCAGTGCGATCCTTCCTGTCACCCAGGGCAACGAGTTGCTGGCGGTAGACGACATCGAAGTGATTTACGACGGCGCGATCCTCGCCGTGGCCGGGGTTTCCCTGCGGGTCGGACAGGGCGATATCGTTGCTCTGCTTGGCGCCAATGGGGCCGGCAAGAGCACCACGCTCAAGGCCATCTCCGGGCTGGTCCAGGCCGACCGGGCGCAAGTCAGCCGGGGCCATATCCACTTCCAGGGCCGCGACACTGCCGGCGTGGCGGCCAATGTGCTGGCCCGCCAGGGCATCGTCCATGTCCTGGAAGGCCGGCATGTGTTCGCCCACCTGACCGTCGAGGACAACTTGCGCAGCGGCGGCTTCCTGCGCAAGCCGACGCGACGTGAGCTGGAGCAGGACCTGGAGCGCATCTATGCCTGGTTCCCACGCCTGAAGACCAAGCGCAAGACCCAGGCCGGGCTGACGTCGGGCGGCGAACAGCAGATGCTCGCCATCGGCCGCGCCTTGATGACCCATCCGCGCCTGGTGTTGTTGGACGAGCCTTCGATGGGCCTGGCGCCGATCCTGGTCGAGGAGATCTTCGCCATCGTCGCTCAGCTCAATGCCCAAGAGGGCATGAGCTTTCTCATCGCTGAGCAAAACATCAATGTCGCGCTGCGCCACGCCAGCTACGCCTACATCCTGGAAAACGGCCGGGTGGTAGGCGAGGGTGGCGGGGCCGAGCTGGCGGCGCGGGAGGATATCCAGCATTTCTATTTGGGAGGCAAGGCCGGTTGA